One Gossypium raimondii isolate GPD5lz chromosome 3, ASM2569854v1, whole genome shotgun sequence genomic window carries:
- the LOC105796401 gene encoding extensin-2 → MMVPRGNPARGRFWPQMLMAMAVAVVVLASNVGSVSADAYIYASPPPPYEYKSPPPPSPSPPPPYVYKSPPPPPKHEEKPYEYKSPPPPPPKEKPYEYKSPPPPSPSPPPPYEYKSPPPPSPSPPPPYVYKSPPPPPKHEEKPYEYKSPPPPPKEKPYEYKSPPPPPKEKPYEYKSPPPPSPSPPPPYVYKSPPPPPKHEEKPYEYKSPPPPPKEKPYEYKSPPPPSPSPPPPYYYKSPPPPSPSPPPPYYYKSPPPPPKHEEQPPYYYKSPPPPSPSPPPPYYYKSPPPPSPSPPPPYYYKSPPPPKHVEQPPYYYKSPPPPSPSPPPPYYYKSPPPPSPSPPPPYYYKSPPPPSPSPPPPYYYKSPPPPPKHEEQPPYYYKSPPPPSPSPPPPYYYKSPPPPPHYVSPPYYYKSPPPPVKSPPYYYHSPPPPTPYYPHPHPHPLIVRVVGKVYCYRCYDSSYPEKSHGKKHLEGATVEVTCKEGEKEITVYGKTKNNGKFAVTVDGFDYGKYGAKACIAKLHAPPKDSSCNIPMSVHDGIKGAVLKVKSEDKYEVVLRAKPFGYGSKKPYKKCEKYTPKPPTHPYKPPPYYYKSPPPPAPTYVYKSPPPPSPTYVYKSPPPPVYYYKSPPPPKHVEQPPYYYKSPPPPAPTYVYKSPPPPSPTYVYKSPPPPVYYYKSPPPPTYVYKSPPPPKHVEQPPYYYKSPPPPSPSPPPPYYYKSPPPPVHSPPPPYYYKSPPPPKHVEQPPYYYKSPPPPSPSPPPPYYYKSPPPPKHVEEPPYYYKSPPPPSPSPPPPYYYKSPPPPKHVEQPPYYYKSPPPPSPSPPPPYYYKSPPPPKHVEEPPYYYKSPPPPSPSPPPPYYYKSPPPPSPSPPPPYYYKSPPPPKHVEEPPYIYKSPPPPSPSLPPPYYYKSPPPPKHVEEPPYYYKSPPPPSPSPPPPYYYKSPPPPSPSPPPPYYYKSPPPPKHVEEPPYIYKSPPPPSPSPPPPYYYKSPPPLVHSPPPPYYYKSPPPPVHSPPPPYYYKSPPPPSPSPPPPYYYKSPPPPKHVEEPPYIYKSPPPPSPSPPPPYYYKSPPPPVHSPPPPYYYKSPPPPSPSPPPPYYYKSPPPPVHSPPPPYYYKSPPPPVHSPPPPYYYKSPPPPSPSPPPPYYYKSPPPPVKAPAPTYHYNSPPPPSPSPPPPYYYKSPPPPVHSPPPPYYYKSPPPPSPSPPPPYYYHSPPPPVKSPPPPVYIYASPPPPTPY, encoded by the exons ATGATGGTTCCGCGGGGTAACCCGGCGAGGGGCCGGTTTTGGCCCCAAATGTTAATGGCTATGGCTGTTGCTGTAGTTGTTCTTGCGAGCAATGTAGGTTCAGTGTCTGCTGATGCATATATTTATGCATCACCTCCTCCGCCTTATGAGTATAAGTCACCACCACCGCCTTCTCCTTCTCCACCACCGCCTTATGTGTATAAatctccaccaccaccacctaaACATGAGGAGAAGCCTTATGAATACAAgtctccaccaccaccaccaccaaagGAGAAGCCTTATGAGTACAAGTCTCCACCCCCACCATCACCTTCTCCTCCACCTCCTTATGAGTACAAATCTCCACCACCTCCATCACCTTCTCCACCACCTCCTTATGTGTATAAGTCTCCACCACCTCCACCAAAGCATGAGGAGAAGCCTTATGAATACAAgtctccaccaccaccaccgaAGGAGAAGCCTTATGAATACAAgtctccaccaccaccaccgaAAGAGAAGCCTTATGAATACAAGTCTCCACCACCTCCATCACCTTCTCCACCACCTCCTTATGTGTATAAGTCTCCTCCACCTCCACCAAAGCATGAGGAGAAGCCTTATGAATACAAgtctccaccaccaccaccgaAGGAGAAGCCTTATGAATACAAGTCTCCACCACCTCCATCTCCATCACCACCTCCTCCATACTACTATAAATCTCCACCACCTCCATCACCATCACCACCACCTCCATACTACTACAAGtccccaccaccaccaccaaagCATGAAGAACAACCACCATATTACTACAAGTCACCTCCTCCTCCATCTCCATCACCACCTCCTCCATACTACTACAAGTCCCCACCACCTCCTTCACCATCACCACCACCTCCATACTACTACAAGTCTCCACCACCACCAAAACACGTAGAGCAACCCCCATACTACTACAAGTCTCCTCCACCTCCATCACCCTCACCACCACCACCTTACTACTATAAATCTCCACCACCACCTTCACCATCTCCACCACCTCCTTACTACTACAAGTCCCCACCACCTCCATCTCCATCACCACCTCCTCCATACTACTACAAatctccaccaccaccaccaaagCATGAAGAACAACCCCCATACTACTACAAGTCTCCACCACCACCTTCACCATCTCCTCCACCACCTTACTACTACAAATCTCCACCACCACCCCCACATTACGTCTCACCACCATACTACTACAAATCTCCACCACCACCAGTGAAGTCTCCTCCCTACTACTACCATTCTCCTCCACCACCAACTCCTTACTACCCCCACCCCCACCCACATCCGCTCATAGTCAGGGTGGTCGGAAAAGTTTACTGCTACAGATGCTATGACTCAAGCTACCCAGAGAAATCACATGGCAAGAAACATCTCGAAG GTGCTACTGTGGAAGTGACTTGCAAGGAGGGTGAAAAGGAAATCACTGTCTATGGAAAGACCAAAAACAACGGCAAATTTGCTGTCACTGTTGATGGGTTTGATTATGGCAAATACGGAGCCAAGGCATGCATTGCCAAGCTTCATGCCCCACCCAAGGATTCATCATGCAACATACCCATGAGTGTACATGATGGCATCAAGGGTGCTGTGCTCAAGGTCAAGTCAGAGGACAAGTATGAGGTTGTGCTAAGAGCTAAGCCATTTGGTTATGGTTCAAAGAAACCTTACAAGAAGTGTGAAAAGTACACTCCTAAGCCTCCGACTCATCCGTACAAGCCACCACCGTACTACTATAAGTCTCCACCTCCACCGGCTCCCACTTACGTTTACAAGTCACCACCTCCACCATCACCAACTTATGTTTACAAGTCACCTCCACCTCCTGTGTACTACTACAAGTCTCCACCACCACCAAAGCATGTGGAACAACCCCCATACTACTATAAGTCTCCACCTCCACCGGCTCCCACTTATGTTTACAAGTCACCACCTCCACCATCGCCGACTTATGTTTACAAGTCACCTCCACCACCTGTGTACTACTACAAATCACCACCTCCTCCCACTTATGTCTACAAGTCTCCACCACCACCAAAGCATGTAGAGCAGCCCCCGTACTACTACAAATCTCCTCCACCACCATCGCCATCTCCTCCTCCACCATACTATTACAAGTCCCCACCACCACCAGTTCACTCTCCACCACCACCATACTACTACAAGTCCCCACCACCACCAAAACATGTGGAGCAACCTCCATACTACTACAAATCTCCTCCTCCACCATCGCCATCTCCTCCACCACCATACTACTACAAATCCCCACCACCACCAAAACATGTAGAAGAGCCCCCATACTACTACAAATCTCCTCCACCACCATCACCATCTCCTCCTCCACCATACTACTACAAGTCCCCACCACCGCCAAAACATGTGGAGCAACCTCCATACTACTACAAATCACCCCCACCACCATCGCCATCTCCTCCTCCACCATACTACTACAAGTCCCCACCACCACCGAAGCATGTAGAGGAGCCCCCATACTACTACAAGTCTCCCCCACCACCATCGCCATCTCCTCCTCCACCATACTATTACAAATCTCCTCCACCACCATCACCATCTCCTCCTCCACCATACTACTACAAGTCCCCACCACCACCGAAACATGTAGAGGAGCCCCCATACATCTACAAATCTCCTCCACCACCATCGCCATCTCTTCCTCCACCATACTACTACAAGTCCCCACCACCACCGAAGCATGTAGAGGAGCCCCCATACTACTACAAGTCTCCCCCACCACCATCGCCATCTCCTCCTCCACCATACTATTACAAATCTCCTCCACCACCATCGCCATCTCCTCCTCCACCATACTACTACAAGTCCCCACCACCACCGAAACATGTAGAGGAGCCCCCATACATCTACAAATCTCCTCCACCACCATCGCCATCTCCTCCACCACCATACTATTACAAGTCCCCACCACCACTAGTCCATTCCCCACCACCACCATACTACTACAAGTCTCCACCACCACCAGTCCACTCCCCACCCCCACCATACTATTACAAGTCTCCACCACCACCTTCTCCTTCACCACCTCCACCATACTATTACAAGTCCCCACCACCACCAAAACACGTAGAGGAGCCCCCATACATTTACAAATCTCCTCCACCACCATCACCATCTCCTCCTCCACCATATTATTACAAGTCCCCACCACCACCAGTCCACTCTCCACCACCACCATACTATTACAAATCCCCTCCTCCGCCATCGCCATCTCCTCCTCCACCATACTACTACAAATCCCCACCACCACCAGTCCACTCTCCACCCCCACCATACTACTACAAATCCCCACCACCACCAGTTCACTCTCCACCCCCACCATACTACTACAAATCCCCACCACCACCATCTCCTTCACCACCTCCACCATACTACTACAAATCACCCCCACCTCCAGTGAAGGCTCCAGCACCTACCTACCATTACAACTCCCCTCCTCCACCATCACCATCTCCTCCTCCCCCATACTACTACAAATCTCCCCCACCACCAGTCCACTCTCCCCCACCACCATACTACTACAAATCTCCACCTCCTCCATCTCCCTCACCACCTCCTCCATACTACTACCACTCACCTCCCCCACCAGTGAAATCACCTCCACCTCCAGTCTACATCTACGCTTCTCCTCCACCACCAACACCCTACTAG